Within Aliivibrio fischeri, the genomic segment CAGGACACAAATAATTTGAGCGACCTTTTAGCAAAGCCACTTGGCCATAAAAACCAAGAGATGACACCATTAAGGGTAAATCACGATGGAAAAGTTGTTCTTGAAGGTTTTTGGATCCAGTACTAATGATGGTTTTTTTACCACTAACCAGAGCAGGCGCAAGATAAGCGAACGTTTTACCCGTACCAGTTCCGGCTTCAACGACTAATTGAGTACCATTTTTAATTGCATCATGAACAGCATGAGCCATATCCAACTGGGGTTGACGAGGTTGAAAACCGGGAATGGCTTTACCTAATGCACCTGATGACGAAAAAATCTTGGCAATCATATCAACCGATATCCATCGTGAATAAAAAAGAGAAAGAGATTATGCCAAGAAACCAGAAGAAACTAAACGGGAAGTTTGTACTGAATCGAAGCTAATTTACCCCTCCTAATAATACTAAATTCACTTAGCGTTTTGATTTGATATGGTAAAAACTCCTTTACGCTCCCTTCTTTTATCGGTAAAAGAATAAGGTGAATAAAATTAATAATTACACTATGTAAGCACGAGAGATAAAATGGAAAAGAAAATACTATTAACGGATTGCCCTGATTCTCGTGGGCTAATAGCAAAAATAACCAACATTTGTTACAAACATCAGCTTAACATTGTTCATAACAATGAATACGTTGATAACGTAACAGGTCAGTTTTTTATGAGAACAGAGCTAGAGGGCATTTTTAATGATGTCACTTTCCTAGCAGATATTGATGAAGCACTCCCATCAGGAAGTCATCGTAAATTGGTGACTGAGCCACGAAAAAAAGTGGTTATTCTCGTCACTAAAGAAGCACACTGTATTGGTGATATTCTAATTAAAGCCTATTCTGGTGCGATGAATATCGATATTGCTGCAGTTGTGGGAAATCACGATGTATTAGGCGGCCTCATTGAAAAGTTCGATATCCCTTTTCACTATGTTTCTCATGAAGGGCTATCACGCGAAGAGCATGAAGAGAAAATGCTTGAAGTGATTAACTCTTATGAACCAGAATACGTTGTATTAGCAAAATATATGCGTGTATTAACACCAAACTTTGTTGCTCAATTCCCTAAAAAAATCATTAACATCCATCACAGTTTCTTACCTGCTTTCATTGGAGCAAAACCTTATCAGCAAGCTTATGATCGCGGTGTAAAAATCATTGGTGCCACCGCACACTTTGTGACGAATGATTTAGATGAAGGTCCAATCATTAAACAAGATGTTATCCCTGTGGATCACAACTTTAGTGCTGAAGATATGGCAATGGCTGGTCGTGACGTAGAGAAATCAGTATTGAGTAAAGCGCTAACAAAAGTATTGAACGATCACGTTTTTGTTTACGGCAATAAAACCGTTATTCTTTAAAGACTGAAATAAGAAACGGCGATCATTATGATCGCCGTTTTTATTTTTAATTCATTGTTATTGAGCCGCAATAAACTCTATTGCGTATTTATTAAATTCTTTTGGTCTATCAATATTACACACATGCCCACATTCAGGGATTTGTAATAGCTGACTGTGTTGGTGTACTGCCACCATCTCTTCCACTGGTTTCATAAACAAATAATCATTTGCACCCATCAAGTAAAGCGTTGGAATCGCTAATTCTTTATCTTTAAAGTAAC encodes:
- the purU gene encoding formyltetrahydrofolate deformylase; protein product: MEKKILLTDCPDSRGLIAKITNICYKHQLNIVHNNEYVDNVTGQFFMRTELEGIFNDVTFLADIDEALPSGSHRKLVTEPRKKVVILVTKEAHCIGDILIKAYSGAMNIDIAAVVGNHDVLGGLIEKFDIPFHYVSHEGLSREEHEEKMLEVINSYEPEYVVLAKYMRVLTPNFVAQFPKKIINIHHSFLPAFIGAKPYQQAYDRGVKIIGATAHFVTNDLDEGPIIKQDVIPVDHNFSAEDMAMAGRDVEKSVLSKALTKVLNDHVFVYGNKTVIL